The genomic segment GCCGAAGGCGCGCACCTGCTGCGCCATCTCCTCGAAGTACGCCCTCAGGAGTGCGCGCAGCTGCTCGGGGTCGTGCCGCACGGCGAGCTCGGTCGAGCCGGCGAGGTCGGCGAAGAGCACGCTGACGAGCTTGCGCTCCTCCGTGGGGCTCATGAGGCTACCAGCTCTCGACCGCGTCGAAATAGTTCTGGCCCACGCGCATCCGCCGCGCGCGACCGGTCGCGCCCAGCTCGAAGACGACCGGCTCCCCGTGGCTCGCGTAGCCGTCCTTGGCGTCGGCGCGGAATGTATGCGCCGCGCCGTCCACACGGTGGAGGCGAATGGCCATGAGCATGGGATCGGGCAGGGTCGGGTCGATGAGGAGGAGACCATCCTCCACGAGCAGCACCTGAGTATCGCCCCAGCGGCTGCGATAGCGACCGGCATAGCGCGCCCAGCCCGGGTCGGGCGCGCGCGTGTCGTCCTTGGCGGTGGCCTTGGCGATAGGCGGGCCGACGTACTGCTGCGCGCGCTCGGTGAGGGTCATCGGGTCGCCATCGTCGGCATTGGTCATCGCGATCACCGCGAGCTTGTCCGCGGGCCAGATCCGCAGCTGAGTGCGATAACCGGGCAGCGAGCCGCCGTGGCCGAAGCTCGTCTTGCCGTTCAGACGCTGAATCCGAAATCCGAGCCCCCAGCCCGCCTGCCAGTCGGGCTCGAGCCAATGGATCCGCTGCATTTCCCGAAGGGTGCTGCCGCGGAGGATCTGGGCGCCCCCCGCGGGCCCGTCGCGGAATTGCAACATGGCGAAGCGCGCGAGATCTACCACCGAGGTAGTCATGTTGGCGGCGGCGCTGATCCCGCGCGTGTCCACGTGAGGGGCGGGCGTGCGGCGGCCGTCGGGCATGCGGCGCCCGTAGCCGCGCGCCAGGCGCGGGTCGTCCTCCGCGGGCGCCAGCACGAGCGTGTCCTTCATGCCCAGCGGGTCGAGGATGTGGGCTTTCACGAAGGCGGCGTACGGCTCGCCCGACGCCGCCTCGACGACGTCGCCTGCGAGTGCCAGGGCGAGATTCGAGTACTTCCACTGCGTCTCGGTGGCGAGGATACCCTCCTGGCGGGTAAGCCCATCGCGCAGCCGCTCCCGCGTGGGGAACTCGAAGTCGGTCCAGTAGGGGAAGGCGGCCTCGCGCGGCAGCCCGGAGGTGTGGGTGAGGAGATGCCGGATCGTGATGGGCGGGGCGTCGGTGTGCCGCGTGGTGATGGCGAACCAGGGAAGGTGCTTGGTGAGGGGATCGTCGAGCTGCAGCCGTCCCGCGTCGCGGAGCTGCAGGAGCGCCGTGGCGGTGAACGTCTTCGTGATGGAGGCGATGCGATAATGCGTCTCCGCCGTGGCGGGGACGCGGCGCGCCGTGTCGGCCCAGCCGAAGCCCGCCGCCCACACCATCTCCTGGTCGTGGATCACGCCCAGCGACGCGCCGGGGAGCCCGCTGTAGGCGCGCTGGCCCTCGATCCACGCGCTCAGGACGTCGAGCGAGGCCTTCACGTCCGGTCGTTGGGCGAGCGCGCCACCCGGGGCCATGGGGGCCTAGTCTAGTCGGCTTGCCGCGGGTTGCCCAGCCCCCGTATACTCCCGATCATGATAATGATTCTGGTTCAGACCTCTTGAGCGCGGCCAAGGCCCGGCGTCCTGCCTCTCGCCGCGCGGGCCAGGCGAGCAGCAGCAAATCGGTCCGCAACGAGCGCGCCCGCCGCCCCGCGACCCCATCCCCATCCCGCGAAGCCCCCGAGGTGCTGGTGCCGCCGCCGGCGGCGGCGCCTGAGCCCATCGTGGTGTCGAGTCCCGAGCGGATCT from the Candidatus Methylomirabilota bacterium genome contains:
- a CDS encoding serine hydrolase, encoding MAPGGALAQRPDVKASLDVLSAWIEGQRAYSGLPGASLGVIHDQEMVWAAGFGWADTARRVPATAETHYRIASITKTFTATALLQLRDAGRLQLDDPLTKHLPWFAITTRHTDAPPITIRHLLTHTSGLPREAAFPYWTDFEFPTRERLRDGLTRQEGILATETQWKYSNLALALAGDVVEAASGEPYAAFVKAHILDPLGMKDTLVLAPAEDDPRLARGYGRRMPDGRRTPAPHVDTRGISAAANMTTSVVDLARFAMLQFRDGPAGGAQILRGSTLREMQRIHWLEPDWQAGWGLGFRIQRLNGKTSFGHGGSLPGYRTQLRIWPADKLAVIAMTNADDGDPMTLTERAQQYVGPPIAKATAKDDTRAPDPGWARYAGRYRSRWGDTQVLLVEDGLLLIDPTLPDPMLMAIRLHRVDGAAHTFRADAKDGYASHGEPVVFELGATGRARRMRVGQNYFDAVESW